The following coding sequences lie in one Haematobia irritans isolate KBUSLIRL chromosome 3, ASM5000362v1, whole genome shotgun sequence genomic window:
- the Cpr51A gene encoding cuticular protein 51A, producing the protein MFKFVLISCLLAAAIAMPIDQDDEDKAELERIQNESAQYSFNSQIDDQINDGTIAREETRDGTKVSGMYSYSDGFVMRTVHYEADENGYRVVKEETQDIGDGPQFNANGQADVQGSLIGKYSIKLDTDDNEKHYKDARA; encoded by the exons atgttcAAATTCGTGTTAATCTCCTGTTTGTTGGCCGCTGCCATTGCTATGCCAATT GACCAAGACGATGAAGACAAAGCCGAATTGGAACGTATTCAAAATGAATCTGCTCAATACTCCTTCAATTCCCAAATTGACGATCAAATCAATGATGGCACCATTGCCCGTGAAGAAACTCGTGATGGCACCAAGGTCAGTGGCATGTACTCCTATAGTGATGGTTTCGTTATGCGCACCGTCCATTATGAAGCCGATGAGAATGGTTACCGTGTAGTCAAGGAGGAAACCCAAGATATTGGTGATGGTCCTCAATTCAATGCCAATGGTCAAGCCGATGTTCAAGGTTCATTGATCGGCAAATACTCAATCAAATTGGATACTGATGATAACGAAAAACACTACAAGGATGCCCGCGCCTAA